The region ACTTTGCTAAGCAAAGGTGTCATTCGAACGATTCAATCATCGTCGACGATGGCACTCAGTTTGGACGTTTGAGGATCAAAACGGTTCATCAATGACTGAAACATTGTTGTCGCTTCATCAGGACTGTAGCGAGTTAACAACTTGAAGCGTTCAGGGATCTGAATTTCGTTCCACCACTCGTCTTTCGGCTTCCGCCATGGCGATTGCATCGTTTGACCCGGCGTTTGATTGACCCAGTCGTCTTTGAACCAGCCCCGGCGAACCTTAGTTAAATCGATGTCGGGATCAACTAGATAGGCTGGGCGACGCCCGTTAAGTGACACCAAATGCAGTGCATAGACCCTAGTTTGACTAGCGCCGATCCGTGATGCCATGCTTTGCAAGTGGTTTGCAGATTGTCGGATCAGTTCGGGATCATGCTGGCCATGAGTTAACTGATTGGGCGTCATGATGTGACTCGCCGGCACGAAGAGGTAGTCGTCGTCCGTTTCGATCTTGAACCATGTCAGGCATTCCTTGTGACGCAACATCATGCGCCAAGCGAATCTTTGTCCTCGCTCGTTCCAACTGGGCTGACCTGGCAATACCCAAGGCCGAAGCGGCAGCAACAATTGCACGAACACATAAGTGCCGGCAAGAACCGTTCCCATGCGATGCCAGCGGATCGGTTGCTCGGTGGACGAGGGTTCGCGAAGGATTGCGTCGTTTGTAAACCTCTTAGTCGCGGTGAGCAGATCGGATCCAGCATTTCTGCCCCAGAGTGACTGCGCGATTCTATTGAACAATCGTTCGATTGTTTTGGTCGGTATGAAAACAAACAGCGTTGCCAGCATGAACCAAGGGAAGACTCCGATGGTAAATATCGTCGCGTTGGTCAGATGGAAACCCAGAGCAGCGACAATTGCGAAAGGGCGAGTCCGACGGAAATAAAGTGCTGGTACGATGGCCGCATCGAAAATGATGCCTCCCCAAGCGACCAACAGGTTCATGTATGGAAGTGACATCAACGAACCCATCAGCGGCAAACCGGTACGAGCTTGGACCCATAACATCGTCGGGCGACCAGAAAGCCAATCGATGTCCAGTTTGGCGATAGCTCCGAACACATAGGGTAGCGCGAGCTGGAATCGAACTAGCCACCACTGCCACTGCGGAATCGGCGGTGGGATTTTATCGTTCTGTTTCCAGTGCCCTCGTATCCATCGGTCGGCACTGCAGCAGCGATTGCTGGGTAAAAACACACACAGCATTGCGGTGCATGCCAAAAGGTAGTCGTGGTTGTTGTAGTGTTGGCGATCAACAAGCAGAACATAGGCGACAGACAAAGAAAGGAATGCGGCATTGAGACGAGTCGCCAG is a window of Stieleria sp. JC731 DNA encoding:
- a CDS encoding HTTM domain-containing protein codes for the protein MFKQTGLESLSKTALQPMTASPWAVFRVVLGVTLFCWAHQYLQLDRWRILFLQPELYFKYAGFNWVNIWPNDGIWWHLQIMRLSALAFAIGLATRLNAAFLSLSVAYVLLVDRQHYNNHDYLLACTAMLCVFLPSNRCCSADRWIRGHWKQNDKIPPPIPQWQWWLVRFQLALPYVFGAIAKLDIDWLSGRPTMLWVQARTGLPLMGSLMSLPYMNLLVAWGGIIFDAAIVPALYFRRTRPFAIVAALGFHLTNATIFTIGVFPWFMLATLFVFIPTKTIERLFNRIAQSLWGRNAGSDLLTATKRFTNDAILREPSSTEQPIRWHRMGTVLAGTYVFVQLLLPLRPWVLPGQPSWNERGQRFAWRMMLRHKECLTWFKIETDDDYLFVPASHIMTPNQLTHGQHDPELIRQSANHLQSMASRIGASQTRVYALHLVSLNGRRPAYLVDPDIDLTKVRRGWFKDDWVNQTPGQTMQSPWRKPKDEWWNEIQIPERFKLLTRYSPDEATTMFQSLMNRFDPQTSKLSAIVDDD